Proteins from a genomic interval of Betta splendens chromosome 10, fBetSpl5.4, whole genome shotgun sequence:
- the med19a gene encoding mediator of RNA polymerase II transcription subunit 19-A isoform X2, which yields MTEMFSTLFGQNDAQGPPGSSSLGFGPGKPAPPLPQNQVSLAGQMPPQLGDEGPALRKPGAMNEPFYLLRELPGNELTGNTNLITHYNLEHAYNKFCGKKVKEKLSNFLPELPGLIDCPGTEDGSSLRSLIDKPPVCGNSFSPLTGALLTGFRLHTGPLPEQYRLMHIQPKKDRRKHKHKHPRPQDPLPQETPSDSDPKKKKKKRDDDPDRKKKKKDKKKKKNRHSPDHPGLAGSQPNSNSLR from the exons ATGACGGAAATGTTTTCAACGCTCTTCGGGCAAAACGACGCTCAGGGACCTCCCGGCTCGTCGTCTCTGGGTTTCGGACCAGGGAAACCCGCGCCGCCTCTTCCACAAAATCAAGTCTCCTTAGCGGGGCAGATGCCACCACAGCTCGGGGATGAAGGGCCTGCTCTGCGGAAGCCCGGAGCCATGAATGAACCCTTCTACTTACTGCGGGAGCTGCCTG GAAACGAGTTAACGGGCAATACCAATCTTATCACCCACTACAACCTCGAACACGCCTACAACAAGTTCTGTGGGaagaaggtgaaggagaagctcaGCAACTTCCTGCCAGAGTTACCAG GTTTGATTGACTGTCCAGGTACAGAGGATGGCAGCTCGTTGCGCTCTCTGATTGATAAGCCTCCAGTGTGTGGGAACTCCTTCAGCCCACTAACTGGTGCTCTGCTCACAGGCTTCAGACTACACACAGGACCG CTGCCAGAACAGTACAGACTGATGCACATTCAGCCAAAGAAAGATAGGaggaaacacaagcacaaacatcCACGACCACAGGACCCACTCCCACAGG AAACTCCTTCAGACTCTGAtcccaagaagaagaagaaaaagcgaGATGATGATCCTGACcgcaagaaaaagaagaaagacaagaaaaagaaaaaa AACCGCCACAGTCCTGACCACCCTGGCCTCGCTGGATCACAGCCCAACAGTAACAGCCTCAGATAG
- the med19a gene encoding mediator of RNA polymerase II transcription subunit 19-A isoform X1 has product MTEMFSTLFGQNDAQGPPGSSSLGFGPGKPAPPLPQNQVSLAGQMPPQLGDEGPALRKPGAMNEPFYLLRELPVGNELTGNTNLITHYNLEHAYNKFCGKKVKEKLSNFLPELPGLIDCPGTEDGSSLRSLIDKPPVCGNSFSPLTGALLTGFRLHTGPLPEQYRLMHIQPKKDRRKHKHKHPRPQDPLPQETPSDSDPKKKKKKRDDDPDRKKKKKDKKKKKNRHSPDHPGLAGSQPNSNSLR; this is encoded by the exons ATGACGGAAATGTTTTCAACGCTCTTCGGGCAAAACGACGCTCAGGGACCTCCCGGCTCGTCGTCTCTGGGTTTCGGACCAGGGAAACCCGCGCCGCCTCTTCCACAAAATCAAGTCTCCTTAGCGGGGCAGATGCCACCACAGCTCGGGGATGAAGGGCCTGCTCTGCGGAAGCCCGGAGCCATGAATGAACCCTTCTACTTACTGCGGGAGCTGCCTG TAGGAAACGAGTTAACGGGCAATACCAATCTTATCACCCACTACAACCTCGAACACGCCTACAACAAGTTCTGTGGGaagaaggtgaaggagaagctcaGCAACTTCCTGCCAGAGTTACCAG GTTTGATTGACTGTCCAGGTACAGAGGATGGCAGCTCGTTGCGCTCTCTGATTGATAAGCCTCCAGTGTGTGGGAACTCCTTCAGCCCACTAACTGGTGCTCTGCTCACAGGCTTCAGACTACACACAGGACCG CTGCCAGAACAGTACAGACTGATGCACATTCAGCCAAAGAAAGATAGGaggaaacacaagcacaaacatcCACGACCACAGGACCCACTCCCACAGG AAACTCCTTCAGACTCTGAtcccaagaagaagaagaaaaagcgaGATGATGATCCTGACcgcaagaaaaagaagaaagacaagaaaaagaaaaaa AACCGCCACAGTCCTGACCACCCTGGCCTCGCTGGATCACAGCCCAACAGTAACAGCCTCAGATAG